A single genomic interval of Bacillus smithii harbors:
- a CDS encoding dihydroorotate dehydrogenase electron transfer subunit, whose amino-acid sequence MIKQEFMTIVSQQQIAKNIYELTMEGELVQEMDEPGRFVHLRINGGTAPLLRRPISVAAVHQHLGQFTIIYRAGGEGTRLLSEKKAGERIDVLGPLGHGFPLEAIESGQTAVLVGGGIGVPPLYDLSRRLKEKNVHVIHVLGFQNQESAFYMEKFCDLGETYMATEDGSLGIKGFVTDAIKQFSVKGDVLYACGPIPMLKALEKENPADRGFVSLEQRMGCGIGACFACVCHPSNDPKGTEYRKICSDGPVFPIGEVVL is encoded by the coding sequence GTGATCAAACAAGAGTTTATGACCATTGTTTCTCAACAACAAATTGCCAAGAATATTTATGAATTAACAATGGAAGGCGAATTGGTTCAGGAGATGGACGAACCGGGAAGGTTTGTTCATCTCCGTATCAACGGCGGGACTGCACCCCTTTTGAGGCGGCCCATCAGTGTTGCTGCGGTTCATCAACATTTGGGACAGTTTACCATTATTTATCGAGCGGGCGGGGAAGGGACACGACTTCTTTCCGAAAAGAAAGCGGGGGAAAGAATCGATGTCCTGGGCCCTCTCGGCCACGGCTTTCCGTTGGAAGCGATCGAATCTGGTCAAACCGCCGTTCTCGTCGGCGGAGGAATCGGAGTGCCTCCTCTTTATGATTTGTCGCGACGACTTAAAGAAAAAAATGTTCATGTCATCCATGTTCTTGGTTTTCAAAATCAAGAGAGTGCTTTTTATATGGAAAAATTTTGTGATTTAGGTGAAACCTATATGGCGACGGAGGATGGTTCGCTTGGAATAAAAGGATTTGTCACAGATGCCATCAAGCAGTTTTCTGTAAAAGGAGATGTTTTATATGCTTGCGGTCCGATCCCGATGCTGAAAGCTCTTGAAAAGGAAAATCCGGCCGATCGGGGGTTCGTTTCCCTTGAACAGCGGATGGGTTGCGGAATCGGAGCCTGTTTTGCCTGTGTTTGCCATCCTAGTAATGATCCAAAGGGAACGGAATATCGAAAAATATGCAGCGATGGTCCGGTGTTCCCGATTGGGGAGGTTGTATTGTGA
- a CDS encoding calcium-translocating P-type ATPase, SERCA-type, producing MKFYEMERPDIEKKLNVNLEKGLNSKEVEKRRKQFGVNELEEGESQSAFKLFISQFKDFMILVLLAATLVSGLMGEYMDAIAIVAIVIVNGFLGFFQERKAEQSLQALKELSAPKVNVLRNGEWIKIPSKELVIGDVMKFESGDRIGADVRILKANNLELEESALTGESVPVPKIAESIHGEHLNIGDLENMAFMGTMVTRGNGIGVVTAIGMNTAMGKIADLLQNAETLSTPLQMRLEQLGKVLIVAALFLTALVVGIGILQGHGFYEMIFAGVSLAVAAIPEGLPAIVTVALSLGVQRMIKKRAVVRKLPAVETLGCASVICSDKTGTMTQNKMSVTHLWSNGKTWTVSGTGFSPNGEFFEDGVRIIPQREKSLYQLLTFGLLCNHAELKQNKRDFFIDGDPTEGALLVAAMKAGLTRENLSQQFTIEQEFAFDSIRKMMSVVVKDQSGQRFVITKGAPDVLIQKCSSILWNEKKVNFSRDHKKIVDNVISDFAGMALRNIAVAYKPLKERESAIQNVEEAEKELIFIGIEGMIDPPRPEVRQAIKECREAGIKTIMITGDHVMTARAIAKQLGILDNRSKVVSGQELNQMSIAELEEVVQDTAVFARVSPEHKLKIVRALQNNGHIVAMTGDGVNDAPAIKAADIGIAMGISGTDVAKEASSLVLMDDNFATIKSAIQEGRNIYENIRKFIRYLLASNVGEILVMLFAMILAFPLPLVPIQILWVNLVTDGLPAMALGLDHPEEDVMKRKPRNPKEGVFARGLGWKVLSRGFLIGAVTIIAFIVARKQHPENLAYAQTIAFATLTVSQLILVFDCRSEHSIFSRNPFENRWLVLAVLSSAVLLLAVIYIPSLQPVFQTVTLPPREWLLILGLSALPTFLLAGSFYTRKRK from the coding sequence ATGAAATTCTATGAGATGGAAAGGCCGGATATAGAAAAAAAATTGAATGTTAATCTGGAAAAGGGATTGAACTCAAAAGAAGTAGAAAAACGGAGAAAACAATTCGGCGTTAATGAATTGGAAGAAGGGGAATCCCAGTCCGCGTTTAAATTGTTTATTTCTCAGTTTAAAGATTTTATGATATTGGTTTTACTGGCAGCTACCTTAGTGTCTGGATTGATGGGGGAGTACATGGACGCGATCGCTATCGTTGCCATCGTGATCGTGAATGGGTTTCTTGGCTTTTTTCAGGAACGTAAAGCCGAACAATCTTTGCAAGCATTAAAGGAATTATCTGCTCCCAAAGTAAACGTGCTCCGGAACGGTGAATGGATAAAAATTCCTTCAAAAGAGCTCGTGATCGGGGACGTGATGAAATTCGAAAGCGGAGACCGAATTGGTGCCGACGTCCGTATTTTAAAAGCGAATAACTTAGAATTGGAAGAGTCCGCTTTAACAGGAGAATCGGTCCCTGTACCTAAAATCGCTGAATCGATTCACGGGGAACATTTAAATATCGGGGATTTAGAGAATATGGCTTTCATGGGGACAATGGTTACGAGGGGAAACGGAATCGGAGTTGTTACGGCAATCGGCATGAATACGGCAATGGGAAAAATTGCTGATTTGCTTCAAAATGCCGAAACCCTTTCTACCCCGCTCCAAATGCGGTTGGAACAGCTGGGAAAAGTATTAATTGTCGCCGCTTTGTTTTTAACGGCGTTAGTGGTGGGCATTGGGATTTTGCAAGGTCATGGTTTTTATGAAATGATTTTTGCTGGCGTATCGCTGGCGGTTGCGGCGATTCCGGAAGGGCTTCCGGCCATTGTGACAGTCGCTTTGTCATTGGGGGTTCAGCGGATGATTAAAAAAAGGGCCGTTGTCCGCAAATTGCCGGCTGTCGAAACGCTTGGATGCGCATCCGTTATTTGTTCCGATAAAACCGGAACGATGACGCAAAATAAAATGTCCGTGACCCATTTATGGTCGAATGGGAAAACGTGGACCGTAAGCGGAACAGGTTTTTCACCGAATGGAGAATTTTTTGAAGATGGCGTCCGGATCATACCCCAACGGGAAAAAAGTCTTTACCAGCTGCTGACATTCGGACTTTTATGTAATCATGCGGAGTTAAAACAAAACAAGCGTGATTTTTTTATTGACGGCGATCCAACGGAAGGGGCTTTATTGGTGGCGGCGATGAAAGCGGGCCTGACAAGGGAGAATTTGTCGCAACAATTCACAATTGAACAAGAATTCGCGTTCGACTCTATTCGAAAAATGATGTCCGTTGTGGTGAAAGATCAAAGCGGGCAGCGTTTTGTCATCACCAAAGGAGCACCGGACGTGTTAATCCAAAAGTGTTCGTCGATTCTATGGAACGAGAAAAAGGTAAACTTTTCCCGGGATCATAAAAAGATCGTAGACAACGTAATCAGTGATTTTGCTGGCATGGCTCTTCGCAATATTGCAGTTGCTTACAAACCGCTTAAGGAGAGGGAATCAGCTATTCAAAATGTAGAAGAAGCGGAAAAAGAGCTTATTTTTATTGGCATTGAAGGAATGATTGATCCGCCTCGTCCGGAAGTCAGACAAGCCATCAAAGAGTGCCGAGAAGCTGGCATTAAGACCATTATGATTACAGGAGACCATGTAATGACAGCAAGAGCCATTGCCAAGCAATTAGGGATTTTAGATAATCGTTCCAAAGTGGTCAGTGGTCAGGAACTTAATCAAATGTCTATCGCTGAACTGGAAGAAGTAGTTCAAGATACAGCTGTATTCGCCAGAGTCTCCCCGGAACATAAATTAAAAATCGTTCGGGCTCTCCAAAATAATGGCCACATTGTGGCGATGACGGGAGATGGAGTCAATGACGCACCTGCCATCAAAGCTGCTGATATCGGGATTGCCATGGGGATCTCGGGTACAGATGTGGCTAAAGAAGCTTCTTCGCTTGTGCTCATGGACGACAATTTTGCCACTATTAAGTCAGCGATTCAAGAAGGAAGAAATATATATGAAAATATTCGCAAATTTATTCGCTATTTATTAGCTTCCAATGTAGGGGAAATTTTAGTGATGCTATTTGCCATGATTTTAGCCTTTCCTCTTCCACTCGTCCCCATTCAAATTTTATGGGTCAATTTAGTGACGGATGGACTTCCGGCCATGGCACTAGGACTGGACCATCCGGAAGAAGATGTGATGAAGCGCAAACCGAGAAATCCAAAAGAAGGGGTATTTGCTCGTGGTCTTGGTTGGAAGGTTTTGTCCAGAGGATTTTTAATTGGCGCTGTCACCATCATCGCTTTTATTGTTGCTCGAAAACAGCATCCGGAAAATTTAGCCTATGCTCAAACGATTGCTTTTGCCACTTTAACCGTTAGTCAATTGATTCTTGTATTTGATTGTAGAAGCGAACATTCGATCTTTTCTCGAAATCCGTTTGAGAATCGTTGGCTCGTTCTGGCTGTTCTCTCATCGGCCGTTCTATTGCTGGCGGTGATCTATATTCCTTCGCTGCAGCCGGTTTTTCAAACGGTCACCCTTCCTCCCAGGGAATGGCTGCTTATATTAGGGCTAAGTGCATTACCGACATTTCTTTTGGCAGGCTCTTTTTATACAAGAAAAAGAAAATGA
- the pyrF gene encoding orotidine-5'-phosphate decarboxylase, translating to METEPILALDFSDWNQTKAFLAPFSGKPLYVKVGMELYFQNGPVIIEALKAENHRIFLDLKLHDIPNTVKQAMKGLANLGVDMVNVHAAGGRRMMEAALEGLEAGTPAGKSRPLLLAVTQLTSTSELEMQSEQLVAVSLEESVVHYAKLAKAAGCNGVVCSVHEAVKISEACGAEFLKVTPGIRLQTDQSHDQSRVADPKTARQLGASMIVVGRPITKAPDPLHAYQQVKKLWNDYSKPLVRNSGL from the coding sequence ATGGAAACAGAACCTATATTGGCTCTTGATTTTTCCGATTGGAATCAAACAAAAGCATTTTTGGCGCCGTTTTCCGGGAAGCCATTGTATGTAAAAGTGGGAATGGAACTTTATTTTCAGAATGGACCAGTCATCATCGAAGCATTAAAAGCAGAGAATCATCGAATTTTTTTGGATTTAAAACTCCATGATATCCCTAATACGGTCAAACAAGCGATGAAAGGCTTGGCGAATCTCGGAGTGGATATGGTCAACGTGCATGCAGCGGGCGGGAGACGGATGATGGAAGCGGCTTTGGAAGGGTTAGAAGCCGGAACGCCGGCAGGGAAATCGCGCCCACTGTTATTGGCCGTCACCCAGCTTACGTCAACAAGTGAACTTGAGATGCAGTCTGAACAGCTTGTTGCTGTCTCGCTGGAGGAATCAGTGGTCCATTATGCAAAGCTGGCAAAAGCGGCTGGTTGCAACGGAGTCGTATGCTCTGTACATGAAGCAGTAAAAATATCGGAAGCATGTGGAGCCGAATTTCTAAAGGTGACACCGGGAATCCGCTTGCAAACAGATCAATCTCATGATCAAAGTCGTGTGGCAGATCCGAAAACCGCCAGACAACTTGGTGCAAGCATGATCGTGGTGGGAAGACCGATTACTAAAGCTCCAGATCCTCTACATGCATATCAACAGGTAAAAAAACTATGGAATGATTATTCAAAGCCTCTTGTTAGAAATTCTGGTCTATAA
- the remA gene encoding extracellular matrix/biofilm regulator RemA translates to MSIRLINIGFGNIVSVNRIISIVSPESAPIKRLVQEARERGSLIDATYGRRTRAVIIMDSGHIILSAVQPETVAHRIVSKEELEEG, encoded by the coding sequence ATGTCCATCAGGCTGATTAATATTGGGTTTGGAAATATTGTTTCTGTCAATCGAATCATTTCCATAGTCAGTCCTGAATCCGCCCCGATTAAGCGGTTGGTTCAGGAAGCGCGCGAAAGAGGTTCATTAATTGACGCTACATACGGGAGAAGGACTAGAGCTGTCATTATTATGGACAGCGGTCATATTATACTCTCAGCCGTTCAGCCCGAAACGGTCGCGCATCGAATTGTTTCAAAAGAAGAATTGGAGGAAGGATAA
- a CDS encoding YicC/YloC family endoribonuclease, which yields MVVSMTGFGRSKAESAQHAVTVEMKSVNHRFCEFTIRMPRQLLKLEDKIKKYLGQYIKRGRVEIFVIIEGAGALKRSIHVDWNLIEDYYQFIKKIKEKYQLNGEIQISDFLRKEELITIEEREEENEELEKLVFQTIEEAVRNLLEMRRLEGEQLEKDLLIQLNKIQTVIKKIQSLAPKVSKHYQERLEKKVKEAVSNNEVDEARILSEVAILADKADINEECVRLASHIKQFSQLLEKDEPIGRRLDFIIQEMNREVNTIGSKANDSEIAANVIELKSCLEKMKEQVQNIE from the coding sequence ATGGTTGTTAGCATGACAGGCTTTGGAAGAAGCAAAGCAGAGTCTGCTCAGCATGCGGTTACGGTTGAAATGAAATCAGTGAACCACCGCTTTTGCGAGTTTACGATACGCATGCCCCGACAGTTATTAAAGCTGGAAGATAAAATCAAAAAATATCTCGGACAATACATAAAACGTGGGCGTGTTGAAATTTTTGTGATCATCGAAGGAGCGGGGGCTCTTAAACGTTCAATACATGTTGACTGGAATTTGATTGAGGATTATTATCAATTCATAAAAAAAATAAAAGAAAAATATCAGTTAAATGGCGAAATCCAAATCAGCGACTTTCTTCGTAAAGAAGAATTAATTACGATAGAAGAAAGAGAGGAAGAAAACGAGGAACTTGAAAAACTTGTTTTCCAAACGATAGAAGAAGCTGTTCGAAATTTGTTGGAAATGCGTAGATTAGAAGGGGAACAGCTTGAAAAAGATTTGCTGATTCAATTAAATAAAATTCAGACGGTCATTAAAAAAATTCAATCTCTTGCACCGAAAGTGTCCAAGCATTATCAAGAACGCCTTGAAAAGAAAGTAAAAGAAGCTGTGTCCAATAACGAGGTGGATGAAGCCAGAATTTTATCGGAAGTGGCTATTTTGGCTGATAAAGCGGATATTAATGAGGAATGTGTAAGATTAGCCAGCCATATAAAGCAATTTTCACAGCTTTTGGAGAAAGATGAACCGATCGGCAGAAGGCTTGATTTCATCATTCAAGAAATGAACAGAGAAGTCAATACGATTGGTTCCAAAGCGAATGACTCAGAGATCGCGGCAAATGTCATTGAATTAAAAAGCTGTTTAGAAAAAATGAAAGAACAAGTACAAAATATTGAGTAA
- the gmk gene encoding guanylate kinase — MRKEKGLLIVLSGPSGVGKGTVRKAIFSDPNVDFEYSISMTTRQPREGEVDGVDYFFKTREQFEQLIKEGKLLEYAEYVGNYYGTPLDYVKETLEAGKDIFLEIEVQGAKQVREKIPDGLFIFLAPPSLSELYNRIVNRGTEDDERIRGRMEKARKEIEMMDLYDYVVENDEVEKACERIKAIVIAEHCRRERVQHHYKKMLEVE, encoded by the coding sequence ATGAGGAAAGAAAAAGGATTGTTGATTGTCTTGTCCGGGCCGTCCGGTGTAGGAAAGGGAACGGTGCGCAAGGCGATTTTTTCAGACCCAAATGTTGATTTCGAATACTCGATTTCCATGACGACCAGACAGCCTCGGGAAGGTGAAGTAGACGGTGTAGATTATTTTTTTAAAACCCGCGAACAATTCGAACAGCTTATAAAGGAAGGAAAGTTGCTTGAATATGCGGAGTATGTGGGGAATTATTACGGAACTCCGCTTGATTATGTGAAAGAAACATTGGAAGCGGGAAAAGACATCTTTCTGGAAATCGAAGTGCAAGGAGCCAAACAAGTACGTGAAAAAATTCCCGATGGCTTATTTATTTTCCTTGCGCCGCCAAGCCTTTCCGAACTGTATAATCGCATCGTGAATAGAGGAACAGAAGATGATGAACGAATTCGCGGACGAATGGAAAAGGCTCGCAAAGAAATCGAAATGATGGATTTATACGACTATGTAGTGGAAAATGATGAAGTGGAAAAGGCATGCGAACGCATTAAAGCCATCGTTATTGCCGAGCATTGCCGACGTGAAAGAGTTCAGCATCATTATAAAAAAATGTTGGAGGTAGAATAG
- a CDS encoding Rqc2 family fibronectin-binding protein yields MSFDGLFTHAMMMELQKVLTGGRITKIHQPYKNEIILIVRSKGKNYKLLLSAHPTYARVQLTNEPYENPKEPPMFCMLLRKHLEGAIIEELKQKELDRILIFKLKGKNEIGDVSTKQLIVEIMGRHSNIVLVDQPTQKIIDSIKHITPALSRYRTVLPGNEYLYPPSQNKLNPLEATEDDVLRLLDFNGGKLDKQLVQHFSGVSPLFAKEVLHEAGIPNRTTVPAAFIRLLQPLKEGRFQPMLWKGDEKEHFYWRDLNHLKGTKQPFHSLSSLLDRFYFGKAERDRVKQLGSDLERLVKNELEKNISKLKKLEKTLQEAENADEYQILGELLTANLYAVQKGMTEIEVINYYDENGEKVTIPLDPKKSPSENAQSYFSKYQKAKHALVVVNEQIDKTKQEIQYFENLLQQLESASPKDIEEIREELEEEGYLRMKSKAKRKQGKEKPMIDTYTASDGTIILVGKNNKQNDYVTTKLARRDDIWLHTKDIPGSHVVIRHNNPSEETLLEAANLAAYFSKAKHSSSVPVDYTKIRYVKKPNGSKPGFVIYDNQQTIYVTPDPDLVVKLKK; encoded by the coding sequence ATGTCGTTTGACGGATTATTTACCCACGCCATGATGATGGAGCTGCAAAAAGTACTCACTGGCGGAAGAATTACGAAAATCCATCAACCTTATAAAAACGAAATTATTCTCATCGTCCGTTCCAAAGGGAAAAATTATAAACTGCTTCTATCTGCCCATCCTACCTATGCCAGGGTGCAGCTGACAAATGAGCCGTACGAAAATCCGAAAGAACCGCCCATGTTCTGCATGCTTTTGCGCAAGCACTTAGAAGGGGCTATTATCGAAGAACTGAAACAGAAAGAATTGGACCGTATACTGATTTTTAAGCTAAAAGGAAAAAACGAAATCGGCGATGTTTCTACTAAACAGTTAATCGTTGAAATTATGGGACGCCACAGCAATATTGTCCTGGTGGATCAGCCGACGCAGAAAATTATTGACAGCATTAAACATATTACGCCTGCCCTTAGCCGGTACCGAACCGTATTGCCAGGAAACGAATATTTATATCCGCCTTCCCAAAACAAGTTGAATCCACTGGAGGCGACCGAAGATGACGTGCTTCGTCTCCTCGATTTTAATGGCGGAAAACTCGACAAACAGCTAGTTCAGCACTTTTCCGGTGTTTCACCGTTGTTCGCGAAGGAAGTGCTTCATGAAGCCGGAATTCCTAACCGTACGACAGTCCCGGCTGCCTTTATTCGCCTGCTGCAGCCGCTAAAAGAAGGGCGTTTTCAGCCAATGCTGTGGAAAGGAGACGAAAAAGAGCATTTTTACTGGCGGGATCTCAATCATCTTAAAGGAACCAAGCAGCCGTTTCATTCCCTAAGTTCTCTACTTGACCGTTTTTATTTCGGCAAAGCGGAGCGGGACCGTGTAAAACAGCTGGGCAGTGATTTAGAACGACTGGTGAAAAATGAATTAGAAAAAAATATATCCAAGCTAAAAAAATTGGAAAAAACGCTTCAGGAAGCGGAAAATGCCGATGAGTACCAAATACTCGGCGAATTGCTGACCGCCAATCTGTACGCCGTTCAAAAAGGAATGACGGAAATTGAAGTCATCAATTATTATGATGAAAACGGAGAAAAGGTCACCATTCCTTTGGACCCGAAAAAAAGTCCGTCGGAAAATGCCCAGTCTTATTTTTCGAAGTATCAAAAAGCAAAACATGCATTGGTCGTTGTAAACGAGCAAATCGATAAAACAAAGCAAGAAATTCAATACTTTGAAAATTTGCTTCAGCAGCTTGAATCCGCATCCCCGAAAGACATTGAAGAAATCCGCGAAGAATTAGAGGAAGAAGGCTATTTGCGGATGAAATCGAAAGCGAAGAGAAAACAAGGAAAAGAGAAACCAATGATCGATACTTACACAGCCAGTGACGGAACGATTATATTAGTGGGCAAAAACAATAAACAAAATGATTATGTCACAACGAAACTCGCTCGACGAGATGATATTTGGCTGCACACAAAAGACATTCCCGGTTCCCATGTTGTGATTCGCCATAATAACCCATCCGAAGAAACGCTGTTGGAAGCCGCCAACCTGGCCGCTTATTTCAGCAAAGCAAAACATTCCAGTTCGGTACCGGTGGATTACACGAAAATTCGTTATGTCAAAAAACCGAACGGTTCAAAACCTGGATTTGTCATCTATGACAATCAGCAAACCATTTATGTTACACCGGATCCTGATTTAGTGGTGAAATTGAAAAAATAA
- a CDS encoding dihydroorotate dehydrogenase gives MNPLHVQLPGLELKNPVMPASGCFGFGREFSQLYDLNQLGAIMIKATTPEPRFGNPTPRVAETPSGMLNAIGLQNPGLKKVISDELPWLSQFDVPIIANIAGSEMEDYVTVAEAISQVDNVKALELNISCPNVKTGGIAFGTVPEIAKELTKKVKEVSEVPVYVKLSPNVTNIVEIAKAVEEGGADGITMINTLLGMKIDIHTGRALLANGTGGLSGPAVKPIAVRMIYEVSQHVHIPIIGMGGISSLDDILEFFYAGASAVAIGTANFVDPFICPKLIDQLQDYVASKGIDHISELTGRSWKSHGNRTYIGS, from the coding sequence GTGAATCCATTGCATGTCCAATTGCCAGGTTTAGAGTTGAAAAATCCAGTGATGCCGGCCTCAGGCTGCTTCGGATTTGGAAGAGAGTTCAGTCAGTTATATGATTTGAATCAGTTGGGAGCGATTATGATCAAAGCGACCACACCGGAACCAAGGTTTGGAAATCCGACTCCGCGAGTAGCAGAAACACCTTCGGGAATGTTGAATGCCATTGGGCTGCAAAATCCGGGATTAAAAAAAGTAATCAGTGACGAGCTTCCATGGCTCTCACAATTTGATGTGCCGATTATCGCCAATATCGCCGGATCGGAAATGGAAGACTATGTAACGGTTGCTGAAGCCATCTCACAAGTGGACAACGTGAAAGCGTTGGAACTGAATATTTCTTGTCCGAATGTTAAAACAGGCGGGATTGCTTTTGGGACGGTACCGGAAATTGCAAAAGAACTGACGAAAAAAGTGAAAGAAGTATCCGAAGTTCCGGTATATGTGAAATTGTCTCCTAATGTCACCAATATTGTGGAAATAGCAAAAGCAGTAGAAGAAGGCGGAGCGGACGGTATTACGATGATTAATACGCTTTTAGGCATGAAGATAGACATCCATACTGGAAGGGCTCTATTGGCAAACGGCACCGGAGGTTTGTCAGGTCCCGCTGTCAAACCGATTGCGGTGCGGATGATCTATGAAGTGAGCCAGCATGTCCATATTCCGATCATTGGAATGGGCGGTATTTCCTCGCTCGATGATATTCTCGAATTTTTTTATGCGGGGGCCAGCGCAGTGGCCATCGGTACAGCGAATTTTGTTGATCCGTTTATTTGCCCGAAACTCATTGATCAGCTGCAAGACTATGTGGCTTCTAAAGGAATTGATCATATCAGCGAATTGACGGGAAGGAGCTGGAAGTCTCATGGAAACAGAACCTATATTGGCTCTTGA
- the pyrE gene encoding orotate phosphoribosyltransferase, giving the protein MQNDHIQSKRIAEQLLNIEAIYLQPNDPFTWSSGIKSPIYCDNRLTLSYPAVRKEVAKGLVSLINKHFSEVQCIAGTATAGIPHAAWVSDLLDLPMCYVRSKAKSHGKGKQIEGKVQPGVKTVVVEDLISTGGSAIQAANVLRESGCEVLGVVSIFTYELEIGKQLLDEANLKAYSLSNYSALMEVALEKGAIQPTDLETLRQWRENPEHWPMVQS; this is encoded by the coding sequence ATGCAGAACGATCATATACAAAGTAAAAGAATAGCAGAACAGCTTCTCAATATTGAAGCCATCTATTTGCAACCAAACGATCCATTTACATGGTCCTCAGGAATAAAATCGCCCATATATTGCGACAATCGTCTTACCCTCTCTTATCCGGCGGTGCGAAAAGAAGTTGCGAAAGGACTCGTTTCTTTGATTAACAAACATTTTTCAGAAGTACAATGCATTGCCGGGACTGCGACAGCGGGCATTCCTCATGCGGCTTGGGTAAGCGATCTACTCGATTTGCCCATGTGCTATGTTCGTTCAAAAGCGAAAAGCCATGGAAAAGGGAAACAAATAGAGGGAAAAGTACAGCCGGGCGTTAAAACGGTGGTCGTAGAAGACTTAATTTCGACAGGAGGAAGCGCTATTCAAGCAGCTAACGTCTTGCGAGAATCAGGATGCGAGGTGCTTGGAGTCGTGTCGATTTTTACTTATGAACTTGAAATAGGAAAGCAGCTGCTTGATGAAGCCAATTTAAAAGCTTATAGTTTAAGCAATTATTCAGCGCTAATGGAAGTTGCTTTAGAAAAAGGAGCGATTCAACCCACGGATTTAGAGACTCTTCGTCAATGGCGGGAAAATCCTGAGCATTGGCCGATGGTACAATCGTAA
- the rpoZ gene encoding DNA-directed RNA polymerase subunit omega codes for MLYPSIDSLLKKIDSKYSLVSIAAKRARQLQDHPEDELLDSYVSQKYVGKALEEIDAEYLTLKEKTEGTTYSDEG; via the coding sequence ATGCTTTATCCATCGATTGACTCTTTATTAAAGAAAATTGATTCCAAATACTCACTTGTCAGCATTGCCGCCAAAAGAGCGCGTCAATTACAAGATCATCCTGAAGACGAACTTTTAGATTCCTATGTTTCACAGAAATATGTCGGTAAAGCATTGGAAGAAATAGATGCCGAGTATTTAACCTTAAAAGAAAAAACAGAAGGTACAACTTACTCCGATGAAGGATAA